The sequence GTGACGCCGAAGCGCGAGCGGGTGTTTTCGCTCACACCGGAACAGATCCAGAAGCTCCGCGAAGCGCTGGGGAGAGTCGTCTCGCCGACGGGAACCGCAGGCGGCTCAGCGGTGCCGGGGCTGTTCCTCGGCGGCAAGACCGGAACGGCGCAGAGCGGCAAGACGACTCCGGATCACGCGTGGTTCATCGGCATGGCCCCGGTGCACGATCCCAAGATCGTCGTTGCGGTCATGATCGAGTTCGGCGGGCACGGCTGGCAGGCGGCGCGCGTGGGCTCGCGCGTGGCGGCCAAGTACCTCAACATCCCCCATCCGGCCGATCGCGCGCCGATGGGACCGGCGATAGGCGACGCGAATGATGGCAGCGTCCCCGCCACTCCGGTGCCGCTAGCGGGAATCACAGCGACTCCCTGATGGCCCGGCGGATTGTAGCGGACTATCCGCTCGTCCTCACAGCGCTCGCACTATCGCTGCTGGGAAGCGCGATGGTGTATTCGGCGGGGCGCACCGACGTCCCCACTTACGTCGCCGGTCTGTACAAGCCGCAGATCGTGTGGGTGATTCTGGGGCTGTTGACGGCGTACGGCATCACCCGGACGTCAGTGCGGCTGATCCAGTGGCTGACTGTGCCGGCGTACGCGCTGAGTCTGTTCCTGCTCGCATTGACGCTCGTTATCGGCACGGGCGCGGGCACGGCGGCGGGCACCAAGAGCTGGCTCGCCATCGGCGGCGTGCGGATCGGACAGCCGGCGGAGCTCGCGAAAATCACGGTGGTGCTGATGCTCGCGCAGGTGCTCGCGGCGCGGCGCGAGTCGCCCAGCTCCCTGCTCGATCTCTGGAAGCCGGCGATCATCGTTGCGGTGCCGTGGCTCATGATCATGGCGCAGCCCGATCTCGGCAGCGGCATCGCCTTCATCGGAATCTTCTTCGCGATGCTGTACTGGTCCGGCGTCGCGTGGCCGCTGCTGCTGCTGCTCGCCAGCCCCGCGATCAGTCTCGTCCTCTCCTTCAGCACCGGGCTGTGGGGCGCGTGGTTCCTGGTGCTGCTCGCCCTCGTGCTGTACTACCGGCCGTTTCTCGTCGAGGGGATAGTGCTGATGCTGGCGAACGTCGCCACCGGCGTCGTCGCCCCGGTCCTGTGGGAGAAGCTCAAGCCGTACCAGCAGAACCGGCTGCGCGTGTTCATCGATCCCTCGTTCGACCCGCGGGCGTCGGGCTACCAGGTGATTCAGTCGAAGATCTCGATCGGCTCCGGCGGCTTCTTCGGCAAGGGATTCACGGAGGGCACCCAGAAACGGCTCGCATTCCTCCCGGCGCAGCACACGGACTTCATCTTCGCCGTGCTGGGGGAGGAGCTGGGCTTCATCGGGGTGATGTTCACGCTCACGCTGCTGACGGTGCTGCTGTTGCGCGCCACCAAGATTGCGGCCCGGGCGAACGACGCCTTCGGCGGACTGGTGGCATTCGGGCTCATGGCGAGCTGGATGGTCCACATCATCGTGAACGTGGGCATGACCCTCAACCTGATGCCCATCACCGGCATCCCGTTGCCTTTCTTCAGCTACGGCGGGTCGTTCATGCTGGCGACCTGGCTGGCGGTGGGGATCCTGCTCCGCATCTCGGGCGAAGGGCGCGGGCGGGGCGGGGCGAGGGTAAATTAACTGCTGGTGACTCGTGACTCGTGACTAGTGACTAGTAACTGCCCTGCCTTCCGCCTTCTCCCGTTCTCTTCCGCTCTTACACCAGTCACTAGTCACAAGTCACTAGTCACCGATCCGTAAGTCCGCCTCCTTCCAGAACTTAAGTCAATGCCCTTAAAGCTGTACGTGAGCGAGTAGTGGCGTGGTTCCGGAAGGAGAGAAAGCCCCGCCAGCCCAGGCGAGAGCGGCTCGAGATACCGGCCGACACGTGGGAGAAATGTGAGGCGTGCGGCCACACCGACCTGCGCGAGAAGTTCGAGCGCAACCTCAACGTCTGTCCCAACTGCGACTTCCACCGGCGGATCCGCGCGGGAGACTACCTGGCGATCCTGCTCGACGAAGACACCGCCGAGGAGACCGAGGTCGACCTCAAGTCCACCGATCCTCTCAGCTTTCCCGAGTACACCGCGCGACTCGCGAAGGCGACGGCGAAGGCCGGCGACGGCGACGCCATTCTCACCGCGACCGGACAGCTCGGCGGGATGCCGATCGGGGTCGGCGCGATGGACTTCGCGTTCATGGGCGGCTCGATGGGCTCCGTGGTCGGCGAGAAGATCGCGCGGCTCGGGCAGAAGTCGCTGGAGCGCAAGTTTCCCCTGGTGATCGTGTCGGCGTCGGGCGGGGCGCGCATGCAGGAAGGCGTGCTCTCGCTCATGCAGATGGCCAAGGCCGCGGCGATCCTGTCGCAGCTCGCGGAGCGGCGCATCCCCTACGTGTCGATCCTCACCAATCCCACGACGGGCGGAGTGAGCGCCAGCTACGCGATGCTCGGGGACGCGATCCTGGCGGAGCCAGGCGCGGTGATCGGATTCGCCGGGCCGCGCGTGATCAAGCAGACGATCGGGCAGGACCTGCCCGAGGGATTCCAGACCGCGGAGTTCCTGCTGGAGCACGGGATGGTGGACGCGGTGGTGCATCGCCGCGATCTCAAGCAGACGGTCGGCACGCTTCTCCGGCACATGAGCGGCAAGCCCGCCGCGAGCGGATGGACTGAGAGCTGACAGTCGCCGCTTCCCGGGAGTACCGGGCCGCGCTCGACTACCTGTTCGCGCGCACCACCGGCGACACGAAGCTCGGGCTCGAGCGCACGACCGAGCTCCTGCGCCTGCTCGGCGATCCGCACCGCCGATTCAAGTCGTTTCACGTCGCCGGAACCAACGGCAAGGGAAGCGTCGTGGCCTCGGTCGAGGCGCTCCTGCGGTCGCGCGAGGTGAAGGTGGCGACGTACACGTCGCCGCACCTCGTGGACTTCCGCGAGCGCATTCGCCTGGGCGGACGGCTCATCGCCGAAGACGAAGTCGTCGCCTTCATCGAGCGCTGGACTCCCGACGCCGAGCGGATCGGGGCGACCTTCTTCGAGGTGACCACCGCGCTCGCGTTCGACTGGTTCGCCCGGCAGGACGTGGACGTGGCCGTGATCGAGACGGGATTGGGTGGACGGCTCGACGCAACGAACGTCATCACGCCGCTCGTGGCGTGCGTCACGTCCGTCAGCCTGGATCACACCGACATGCTCGGGGAGACGATCGTGCAGATCGCGATGGAGAAGTCCGGGATCTTCAAGCGCGGCGTGCCCGCGGTCGTGGGCGAGCGCAAGGCGGGCGTCGCGCGGGAGTTGGCGAACCTCGCCGCGGCGATGGGGGCGGCGCCTGTCGTCGTGGCGGCGAAGGAGTACGACACGAGTGACGTGAGCGTCGGCCCCTTCGGAACCGACTTCACCATCGAGCGGGGAGGACGGTTCTTCACGGTGCGGACACCCCTGATCGGCGAGCATCAGGCGTGGAACACCGCCACCGCGATCGCGATGGTGCGGGCCGCGGGCGCCGCATACTCCGTCCCGCTGGACCGGTGCGCGGATGCGCTGCGCGACGTCGTTCTGCCGGGCCGGCTCGACAGACGCGGAAAGTTCGTCTTCGACGTCGCGCACAACCCTGCCGGCGTCACCGTGCTCGTGTCGGCGCTGGCGAGGATGGGGATCGAGCGACCCCTGGCGGCGGTGGTCGGCGTTCTCTCAGACAAGGACTGGCGCGGGATGATCGACCGGCTCGCGCCGGTGGTTGACGAGCTCATTCTCACCACGCCTCCCACGGCGCCGGCGAACCGGCGCTGGGATCCAGCCGCGGCCGCGGACTATGCGAGCGCCCTCGGCGCGAGCGCGTCAGCCGTGCCCGATTTGGCCGAGGCGCTCGCGCTGGCCGGCGATCGCGGCAGCACGGTACTGGTCACCGGTTCGTTTCATACCGTCGGAGACGCGATGTCGTGCTTGCAGCTGTCTCCAATGGCCGCGTAGCTTTCACCAATGTCACGGTCGGCGCTGCCAGGGTTTCGGGATTTCTATCCGCAGGAGCTCGCCGAGCGCGCCTACGTAATGAATGCGTGGCGCGAGGTCGCGCGGCGGTACGGCTTCGTGGAGTACGACGGCCCGCCGCTCGAGCCGCTGGAGCTGTACACCGCCAAGAGCGGCGAGGAGATCGTCGGTCAGCTGTACGTCTTCGAGGACAAGGGCGGCCGGAAGGTGGCGCTCCGCCCCGAGATGACGCCGACTTTCGCGCGGATGGTCGGCGCGAAGCTGAACTCGCTGCGCAAGCCGGTGCGCTGGTTCTCCATGCCGCAGCTGTTCCGCTACGAGCGGCAGCAGAAGGGGCGGCTGCGGGAGCATTTCCAGCTCAACGTGGACATCGTCGGCGAGTCCGACGTCGCGGCCGATGCCGAGCTGCTCGCGCTGGCGATCGACGTGATGCGCGAGCTGGGACTGACCGCGAGCGACGTCCGCGCGCGCGTGTCGGACCGGCGTCTGATCGGTGCCCTTCTCGCGCACTTCGACATCGCGGACGAGCAGCAGCCGCTCGTGTACGCGGTGCTCGACAAGCTCGACCGGGAGCCGCGCTCCGCGCTGGAGCGGCGCCTGACCGACGGCGGCCTCGCGCCGCACACCGTCGGCTCGCTGTTCGAGGCGGTCGGGGCAAAGGACCTCGACGAGCTCCGCGTCCGGTTGGGCGGGGTGCGCGCGTTGGACGAGCACTTCGACAACTTGCGGCGGTACTTCGAGCTGCTCGGCTCGCTCGGCGTCGCCGAGTGGGTCCAGCTCGACCTCTCGGTGGTTCGCGGCCTCGCGTACTACACGGGGATAGTCTTCGAGCTGTTCGACACGGCGGGCGAGTTCCGCGCGATCTGCGGCGGCGGACGGTACGACGATCTGCTCGCGACGCTTGGCGGGACGGCGGCACCGGCGCTCGGATTCGGCATGGGCGACGTGGTGCTGAGCGAGCTGCTCCGGTCCCGCAAGCTGATGCCCGCGCTCGAGCCGGCCATCGACTACTGGGTCGCGTCCGACGACGAGGCGCTTCTCCCGGACGTGATGTCCGTGGCGGGGCGCCTGCGCAGGCACGGCCACAGCGTGGAGTATTCGCTCAAAGCCCAGCAGCTGGCGCGGCAGCTCAAGGCCGCGGCAAGCGCGGGGGCGGCCCAAGTGGTTATTCTCCTGCGCGACCAGTGGAGCGGCGGCGCCGGCACGGCGACCCTGAAAAACCTGGCCGATGGCAGCGAGCGCGTCGTCCACGGCGACGAGCTCTTCAACATCCCGGTGTAAGACAATGGCAGACGACAAGAAGCTGACTCCGCGCGCGGAGGACTTTAGCGCGTGGTACAACGAGCTGGTACTGAAGGCGGAGCTGGCGGACTACGCGCCGGTGCGCGGCTGCATGATCATCAGGCCGGCGGGGTACGGCATCTGGGAGCGGATGCAGCGGCAGCTCGACGACATGTTCAAGGCCACGGGCCACGTGAACGCGTACTTCCCGCTGTTCATTCCGGAGAGTTTTCTCAAGAAGGAAGAGCGGCACGTCAAGGGGTTCGCGCCGGAAGTCGCCGTCGTTACGCACGGCGGCGGCAAGCAGCTCGACGAGCCGCTCGTCGTAAGGCCGACGTCGGAGACGATCATCTACGCGATGTTCGCCAAGTGGATCCAGAGCTATCGCGACCTCCCGCTGCTCATGAACCAGTGGGCCAACGTCGTACGCTGGGAGATGCGCACCCGTCTGTTCCTGCGCACGCTCGAATTCCTCTGGCAGGAGGGCCACACCGCCCACGCCACGCATGACGAAGCCGAGGAGGAAGCGCGGAGGATGCTCGGCGTGTACAGCGACTTCATGGAAGGGTGGATGGCGATGCCGGTGGTGACCGGCGTCAAGACCGACGCCGAGAAGTTCGCCGGCGCGCTGCGCACGTTCTCGTGCGAGGCGATGATGCAGGACAACCGCGCGCTGCAGGCGGGAACGTCGCACAACCTCGGGCAGAACTTCGCCAAGGCGTTCGACGTGACGTTCCAGAGCGAAGGCGGAACCGTGGAGTACGTCTGGAACACGAGCTGGGGAGTGTCCACCCGGCTCGTCGGCGCACTGGTGATGACGCACGGCGACGACGTCGGGTTGCGCACGCCGCCGCTCTTGGCGCCGATCGAGATAGTGATCGTTCCGATCTGGAAATCGGAGGACGACCGCGACCGCGTGTTCGAGGCGGCGAGCCGGCTTCGGACGTCCCTCGTGGAGTGGGAGCGGCGCGATCCGCACCGGCTGCGCGTGCACCTCGACGACCGCGAGGGTATGACGCCCGGCGCCAAGTACTACGAGTGGGAGCTGCGCGGCGTGCCGCTGCGCATCGAGCTGGGACCGCGCGACCTGGACAAGAACCAGGCGGTCCTCGTCCGGCGCGACGACCGGAGCAAAAAGCCGGTCTCGCTCGACGCGATCGGCGAAGAAGCGGCGGAGCTGCTCGTGGCCATTCAGGACGCGATGCTCGAGGCCGCGCGCGACCGGCGCGAGAAGAACAGCCATCGCGGCAGGATCACGTACGACGAGTTCCGCGCGATAATGGAAGGTCCCGGCGGATTCGTGTACGCCGGCTGGTGCGGCTCGGGCGCTTGCGAGGCCAAGGTCAAGGAAGACACCAAGGCCACGATCCGCGTCCTTCCCGACGAAGAGTTCTGCTCCGCCGAGCCGCCGGCGACGTGCCTGGCCTGCGGCGCCGCCTCGCAATCCGAGGCACTTTGGGCGAGAGCGTACTGACGGCCGGCTTCGGTCGTGTCGACGGAACGCTGCACTGCGACGGCGTGCCGCTCGACGCGTTGGCGGCGCGAGTGGGGACGCCGTCGTACGTCTACAGCGCGCAGAGCATCCGCGAGCAGTACGCGCGCCTGAGCGAAGCTTTCGCGGGCATACCCCACCGTTTGCACTACAGCGTGAAGGCCAACTCCAGTCTCGCGATCCTGGCGCTCCTGCGCGAGCTGGGCGCGGGCGTGGACATCGTCTCGGGCGGGGAGCTGTTTCGCGCGCTGCGTGCCGGCTACTCCGGGAGCGGGATCGTGTTCAGCGGAGTGGGGAAGACCGAAGCCGAGATCGAGGAGGCGCTGACCGCCGACGTCCTGCTGATCAACATCGAGTCGGAGGAGGAGCTGCGGCTGGTGGACGAGGTAGCGGGGAGGATGAAGGTGCGCGCGCGGATCGCGCTGCGCATCAATCCCGAGGTCACCGTTGACACGCCGCACCCGTACACGCGCACCGGCGAGAAGGGGATGAAGTTCGGCATCCCGCACGACGAGGCGGTGCGCGTCGCGTCGGTGGCGCTGGGGCTCGGGCACGTCCTGCTCGTCGGCATCGACATGCACGTCGGCTCGCAGATCGCGCTGTTCGGTCCGTACGAGATGGGGCTGCAGCGGCTGCTCGCGCTGCTCGAGCAGATGCTGGCGGCGGGCGCGTCGGACATCCGGTACATCGACATCGGCGGCGGGCTCGCAGTCACGTACGACACCGAACGGCCGATCGACGTCGCGCAGTTAGGCGCGCGCACTGCCGCCATGCTCGCGGGCAGCGGACTGGAGCTGATCGTGGAGCCGGGCCGGTTCATCGTCGGGAACGCCGGAGTGCTGCTGACGAAGGTCCTGTACCGGAAGCGCAGCGGCGGGAAGGAGTACGTCATCATCGACGCGGGGATGAACGATCTCCTCCGCCCGTCCCACTACAACGCGTACCACCGGATCGAGCCGGTCACGCCGGTCGGCGGCCGGATCGTCGCCGACGTCGTCGGCCCGGTGTGCGAGAGCGGGGATTTCTTCGCGCTCAACCGCGAAATTGACGATGTTTCCGCTGGCGACATTCTCGCCGTGCACTCGGCGGGCGCGTACGGCTTCGTGATGGCGTCGCAGTACAACTCGCGGCCGAAAGCCGCGGAGGTGATGGTGGACGGAGACCGGTACGGCGTGGTGACGGAGCGGGAGAGCTACGACGACCTGATCAGGGGCGAGCACGTGACCCCGCGCTGGAGCGCGCTGTGAGAGTCGGGGTGCTGGCGGACACGCATGACCGCCTGCCGGCGATCGAGCAGCTCGTGGAGAGGCTCGTGGCCTCGGGCGTGAGCATGGTGATGCACGCCGGCGATTACTGCTCGGCGTTCTCGCTCGCTCCGTTCCGGCAGGCGAACATGGCGGTGCTCGGCGTGTTCGGCCGCAACGACGGGGATCGCGAGGGTCTCAAGGCGTTCGCGGACCAGTCCATGGGGACCGAGCTGTACGAGTCGCCGCACAGCTTCGAGGTCGGCGGCTACCGGATCATGCTCGTGCACGAGCTGGGCGAGATCAACCGCCGGTCCATTGAGGCCCACGAGTTCGTGCTGTACGGCGCGACGCACCGGCAGGACACGCGCACGGTGGGCGAGACCCTGCTGCTGAACCCCGGTGAGGCGTGCGGCTGGCTGCACGGCGAGTGCACGGGCGCGATACTGGATCTGGAGACGCGCGAGGTAGAGATCATCACGGTATCCGGTAACCAGTGATTAGTGATTGGTGATTGGTGTTTAGTAGGTGCGGACGAAACGCGGGGATATGGCGTCCAGAAACGGCTACCAGTCACTAATCACTAATCACCAATCACCAATCACTAATCACTAGCCCTTTGCCCTCCCGCATCCTCATCCTCGATTTCGGCGCGCAGTACACGCAGCTCATTGCGCGTCGAGTGCGAGAGGCGCGAGTCTACTCCGAAATCCACCCGCCGACTCGCGATCTGACGTGGATCCGGGACTGGGCGCCTGACGGGATCATCCTGAGCGGCGGCCCCAGCTCGGTGTACGGCGAGGGCGCGCCGCTCATCGATAAGGCGCTGTTGGATGTCGCTCCAGTTCTCGGAATCTGTTACGGCATGCAGGTTATCGCGCACGTCTCCGGCGGAGAGGTGAAGCGGGGAGGAAAGCGCGAGTACGGTCGCGCGGAAATGACCGTGACCGACGCGGACACGTTGTTCAGCGGCTTCGACGAAGGCGAGCCCGTCACCGTCTGGATGAGCCACGGCGACCACGTGGAGCAGCCGCCGCCGGAATTCACCGTGATCGCCACGAGTCGCTCGAACCCGGTGACGGCGTTCCGGCACCGGTCCAAGCCGATCTTCGGCGTGCAATTCCACCCCGAGGTCGCGCATACGCCGCGCGGCACCGAGATCATCTCCAACTTTCTTTTTGAGGCGTGCAAGGCCGAGCCCACCTGGACCGCCGGCGCGTTCATCGAGAGCGAGATAACGAAGATCCAGGAGCAGGCCGGATCGGCGCGAGTGATCTGCGGGCTGTCGGGCGGAGTCGACTCGTCCGTCGCCGCTGCGCTCGTCCACCGCGCAATCGGCGATCAGCTCACCTGCATCTACGTGGATACGGGACTGATGCGGCTGCACGAGACCGAGCAGGTCGAGCGCACGTTTCGCCAGCACCTCGGTATCGAGCTGATCGTCATAGACGCGGAGCAGCGGTTTCTCGACGCGCTCGCGGGAATCGAGGAGCCGGAGGAGAAGCGGCGCCGCATCGGGCACACGTTCATTGACGTGTTCGAGGACGCCGCGGCATCCATCGGCGACGCGCAGTTCCTGGTGCAGGGCACGCTGTACCCCGACGTGATCGAGTCGGTCTCGGCGAAGGGCGGACCGTCGGCGACGATCAAGACGCACCACAACGTCGGCGGCCTCAAGCCCGGGATGAAGTTCAAGTTGATAGAGCCGCTGCGCGAGCTGTTCAAGGACGAGGTGCGCAACGTCGGACGCGAGCTCGGGCTGCCCGAGGAGATGGTCGGCCGGCACCCGTTCCCGGGGCCGGGGCTGGCCATCCGGATCCTGAGCGATGTGGACCGCGCCAAGCTCGACACGCTCCGTGCGGCCGACGCGATCTACCTGGAAGAGATTCGGTCAGCCGGACTGTACGACGAGATCTGGCAGGCGTTCGCGGTGCTGCTGCCGGTGCGGAGCGTAGGAGTGATGGGGGACGAGCGGACGTACGACAACGTGGTGGGCTTGCGGGCGGTGACGAGCACGGACGGGATGACGGCGGACTGGTTCCCGTTTCCTCCCGAGGTGCTCGGCCGCATCTCGAGCCGGATCATCAACGAAGTGGCTGGCGTCAATCGGGTGGTCTACGATGTGAGCTCCAAACCGCCCGCGACGATCGAGTGGGAATAGGGAAACTGGAATATGCGAAAAGCCGGAGACGCGTCTCGACTGTCTTCTTACCACACAAAGAAGAGCCGAGAGCAAATGCTCTCGGCTCTTCTTTGATGCTGGCGAACCCCTGCGAAGGATTTAGAAGATAAGCGCCTTGTGATGCCGAGTCAAAGCTCGCCTGTACCCGGCACGGGAGTCGAAACCGTACGGCCTCACGACCAGACCCTTCGCAGGGGCCCGCGTCTACCAATTCCGCCAGCCGGGCACCGCACCGCTCGCAAGAACGGCACTACGCACACGCTGCGACGCGCACGCGGCGAACGGTTGATGTTACGCATATCCTGCCCGATGCCGGAACACGAATTAACGCGGGCCGCATCGCCATATGCCCGTAAACCTTTCAACCCCCACCGGCATCTTCATTGATAGGGATGCCTTCGACCTCACTGGCTTGCCATGACGCCTACGTGTACCTGACGGCGAACGACAGTTCTGATCATAGCTCGGACCTTGTCCAGCGCGCGCGCAGCGGCGAGCACGCCGCGTTCGAGGAGCTGTACCGCGCGCATTCGCCGCGGGTGTTCGCGCTGTGCGTCCGGCTGTCGGCCGGCGACCGGGTCGCCGCCACGGCGCTGCTGCAGGACGTGTTCATCGCCGCGTGGCGCGGGCTGCCGAGCTTTCGCGGGGACGCGCCCGTCACCTCGTGGCTGCACCGGTTGGCGGTCAACGCGATGCTGCAGAACGCGCGGTCGGACAAGCGCCGGTCCGCGCGCGTGCTGTTCATGGAGGATCCCGCGATATCCGGCGCGGAGAGCAGGGCCGACCGGCCGGACATAGCGATGGATCTCGAAGACGCGATCGCGCGGTTGCCGGCCGGCGCCCGAACGGCCTTTGTGTTGCACGACATCGAAGGGTACCAGCACAACGAGATCGCCGAACAGCTGGGCGTGGTGGTCGGGACCGTGAAAGCGCAGGTGCACCGGGCTCGTGGACTTCTAATGAAGAGCTTGAATCGATGACTGACGACATGCTGGACGAAGCGAGGCTACGCGAGCTGCGCGAGGCGACGGACCGGCTGCCGCGGGAAATGGATCCGCCGGCCGACGCCTGGGACGCGATCCGCGCGCAGATCGCGCGCGACGAGGCGAGCCCCCTGAACCCTCGCGCCGGGAAGCCAATTCATGTGTGGCAGCGCTCGCGCTTTCTCATCGCGGCTTCGCTGCTGCTCGTAGTTGGGTCCTCCGCCATTACCTACGTAAGCACGAAAGGCACCGACCCCGGCCCTGTGCCCCTCTCCGCCCGCTCCGAGCGCAACGCGGCGGTTAGCACCGTGTCCGCGCTCACCCAATTCACCGGCAAGGAGAACGAGTATCTGCGGCGCGTGAACGGACTTGTCGCGATCATGGAGAGCGAACAAGTCCAGCTGGCTCCGGAAACGATCGTGAAGGTCAAGGAAAGCCTCGCC comes from Gemmatimonadaceae bacterium and encodes:
- the rodA gene encoding rod shape-determining protein RodA — its product is MARRIVADYPLVLTALALSLLGSAMVYSAGRTDVPTYVAGLYKPQIVWVILGLLTAYGITRTSVRLIQWLTVPAYALSLFLLALTLVIGTGAGTAAGTKSWLAIGGVRIGQPAELAKITVVLMLAQVLAARRESPSSLLDLWKPAIIVAVPWLMIMAQPDLGSGIAFIGIFFAMLYWSGVAWPLLLLLASPAISLVLSFSTGLWGAWFLVLLALVLYYRPFLVEGIVLMLANVATGVVAPVLWEKLKPYQQNRLRVFIDPSFDPRASGYQVIQSKISIGSGGFFGKGFTEGTQKRLAFLPAQHTDFIFAVLGEELGFIGVMFTLTLLTVLLLRATKIAARANDAFGGLVAFGLMASWMVHIIVNVGMTLNLMPITGIPLPFFSYGGSFMLATWLAVGILLRISGEGRGRGGARVN
- the accD gene encoding acetyl-CoA carboxylase, carboxyltransferase subunit beta gives rise to the protein MAWFRKERKPRQPRRERLEIPADTWEKCEACGHTDLREKFERNLNVCPNCDFHRRIRAGDYLAILLDEDTAEETEVDLKSTDPLSFPEYTARLAKATAKAGDGDAILTATGQLGGMPIGVGAMDFAFMGGSMGSVVGEKIARLGQKSLERKFPLVIVSASGGARMQEGVLSLMQMAKAAAILSQLAERRIPYVSILTNPTTGGVSASYAMLGDAILAEPGAVIGFAGPRVIKQTIGQDLPEGFQTAEFLLEHGMVDAVVHRRDLKQTVGTLLRHMSGKPAASGWTES
- a CDS encoding folylpolyglutamate synthase/dihydrofolate synthase family protein, yielding MFARTTGDTKLGLERTTELLRLLGDPHRRFKSFHVAGTNGKGSVVASVEALLRSREVKVATYTSPHLVDFRERIRLGGRLIAEDEVVAFIERWTPDAERIGATFFEVTTALAFDWFARQDVDVAVIETGLGGRLDATNVITPLVACVTSVSLDHTDMLGETIVQIAMEKSGIFKRGVPAVVGERKAGVARELANLAAAMGAAPVVVAAKEYDTSDVSVGPFGTDFTIERGGRFFTVRTPLIGEHQAWNTATAIAMVRAAGAAYSVPLDRCADALRDVVLPGRLDRRGKFVFDVAHNPAGVTVLVSALARMGIERPLAAVVGVLSDKDWRGMIDRLAPVVDELILTTPPTAPANRRWDPAAAADYASALGASASAVPDLAEALALAGDRGSTVLVTGSFHTVGDAMSCLQLSPMAA
- the hisS gene encoding histidine--tRNA ligase; its protein translation is MSRSALPGFRDFYPQELAERAYVMNAWREVARRYGFVEYDGPPLEPLELYTAKSGEEIVGQLYVFEDKGGRKVALRPEMTPTFARMVGAKLNSLRKPVRWFSMPQLFRYERQQKGRLREHFQLNVDIVGESDVAADAELLALAIDVMRELGLTASDVRARVSDRRLIGALLAHFDIADEQQPLVYAVLDKLDREPRSALERRLTDGGLAPHTVGSLFEAVGAKDLDELRVRLGGVRALDEHFDNLRRYFELLGSLGVAEWVQLDLSVVRGLAYYTGIVFELFDTAGEFRAICGGGRYDDLLATLGGTAAPALGFGMGDVVLSELLRSRKLMPALEPAIDYWVASDDEALLPDVMSVAGRLRRHGHSVEYSLKAQQLARQLKAAASAGAAQVVILLRDQWSGGAGTATLKNLADGSERVVHGDELFNIPV
- the proS gene encoding proline--tRNA ligase — protein: MADDKKLTPRAEDFSAWYNELVLKAELADYAPVRGCMIIRPAGYGIWERMQRQLDDMFKATGHVNAYFPLFIPESFLKKEERHVKGFAPEVAVVTHGGGKQLDEPLVVRPTSETIIYAMFAKWIQSYRDLPLLMNQWANVVRWEMRTRLFLRTLEFLWQEGHTAHATHDEAEEEARRMLGVYSDFMEGWMAMPVVTGVKTDAEKFAGALRTFSCEAMMQDNRALQAGTSHNLGQNFAKAFDVTFQSEGGTVEYVWNTSWGVSTRLVGALVMTHGDDVGLRTPPLLAPIEIVIVPIWKSEDDRDRVFEAASRLRTSLVEWERRDPHRLRVHLDDREGMTPGAKYYEWELRGVPLRIELGPRDLDKNQAVLVRRDDRSKKPVSLDAIGEEAAELLVAIQDAMLEAARDRREKNSHRGRITYDEFRAIMEGPGGFVYAGWCGSGACEAKVKEDTKATIRVLPDEEFCSAEPPATCLACGAASQSEALWARAY
- the lysA gene encoding diaminopimelate decarboxylase; this translates as MGESVLTAGFGRVDGTLHCDGVPLDALAARVGTPSYVYSAQSIREQYARLSEAFAGIPHRLHYSVKANSSLAILALLRELGAGVDIVSGGELFRALRAGYSGSGIVFSGVGKTEAEIEEALTADVLLINIESEEELRLVDEVAGRMKVRARIALRINPEVTVDTPHPYTRTGEKGMKFGIPHDEAVRVASVALGLGHVLLVGIDMHVGSQIALFGPYEMGLQRLLALLEQMLAAGASDIRYIDIGGGLAVTYDTERPIDVAQLGARTAAMLAGSGLELIVEPGRFIVGNAGVLLTKVLYRKRSGGKEYVIIDAGMNDLLRPSHYNAYHRIEPVTPVGGRIVADVVGPVCESGDFFALNREIDDVSAGDILAVHSAGAYGFVMASQYNSRPKAAEVMVDGDRYGVVTERESYDDLIRGEHVTPRWSAL
- a CDS encoding metallophosphoesterase — protein: MRVGVLADTHDRLPAIEQLVERLVASGVSMVMHAGDYCSAFSLAPFRQANMAVLGVFGRNDGDREGLKAFADQSMGTELYESPHSFEVGGYRIMLVHELGEINRRSIEAHEFVLYGATHRQDTRTVGETLLLNPGEACGWLHGECTGAILDLETREVEIITVSGNQ
- the guaA gene encoding glutamine-hydrolyzing GMP synthase, with product MPSRILILDFGAQYTQLIARRVREARVYSEIHPPTRDLTWIRDWAPDGIILSGGPSSVYGEGAPLIDKALLDVAPVLGICYGMQVIAHVSGGEVKRGGKREYGRAEMTVTDADTLFSGFDEGEPVTVWMSHGDHVEQPPPEFTVIATSRSNPVTAFRHRSKPIFGVQFHPEVAHTPRGTEIISNFLFEACKAEPTWTAGAFIESEITKIQEQAGSARVICGLSGGVDSSVAAALVHRAIGDQLTCIYVDTGLMRLHETEQVERTFRQHLGIELIVIDAEQRFLDALAGIEEPEEKRRRIGHTFIDVFEDAAASIGDAQFLVQGTLYPDVIESVSAKGGPSATIKTHHNVGGLKPGMKFKLIEPLRELFKDEVRNVGRELGLPEEMVGRHPFPGPGLAIRILSDVDRAKLDTLRAADAIYLEEIRSAGLYDEIWQAFAVLLPVRSVGVMGDERTYDNVVGLRAVTSTDGMTADWFPFPPEVLGRISSRIINEVAGVNRVVYDVSSKPPATIEWE
- a CDS encoding sigma-70 family RNA polymerase sigma factor, translating into MPSTSLACHDAYVYLTANDSSDHSSDLVQRARSGEHAAFEELYRAHSPRVFALCVRLSAGDRVAATALLQDVFIAAWRGLPSFRGDAPVTSWLHRLAVNAMLQNARSDKRRSARVLFMEDPAISGAESRADRPDIAMDLEDAIARLPAGARTAFVLHDIEGYQHNEIAEQLGVVVGTVKAQVHRARGLLMKSLNR